GCTGTGCCGTCTCCGGAGCCGTCCACCAGGACCAGTCCCGGCTGGGGGAGGGGTGAAGGACGGTAGTGAATCAGGGCGTTGAGGTCGCCGGCGGCGGTGCTGACTCGGGCGCTCTCCCTGACTATTGGTTCCATAGCCCGGACTGTACATCACCAGATGGGCTCGTCCATATGCTCGGCGACGAAGGCCTGCCGTGATGAAGTTCAGTCGATCGAACCTGTTAGTTCCCAGACTCGTCGGAGTTGCGGCGCAAGGCCAGTGCCATCAGCACTTCGTCTCTGTCTCCCGCGGTCAACCGGAGGGCGGTCGCCGGGTCTCGTGCCACGCGCAAGGCGCGAAGAAGCCCTCCGGTACGCCGATCCGTTAACGTGTTGATGGGAGGAGCGCTTCGACCCAGATGCGTTGGTGCTGTTTTGCGTATTGAGTTGCGGTTCTCCAGTGGTCGCCGTGCCCATTGGCATACATGGTCCCCCACGGTTCCTGACCTGTCTCGTGAGAAGACCTGAGAAGGTTGTGCATGGCTGCGGCGCGGCGATACATTGCGGCGGGGAGGCCGGCGCGCAGGCCAGGGTCTGCTGCATAGCCATCGACGAATGCTGCGAGATTTTGTGCCGCTTCCTTGGGAGCCTGCTGGGTGTTGGAGAGCGTGAAGGCTTGGGCGGCGTAGGCAAGGTCCCATAGCCGGGTGCTCGGCGCGGCAGCGTCCCAGTCGATAAATGCCCATCGTTCACCGATGATGAGGTTCCACGGCGCGAGGTCGTTGTGGCAGATTAGCTCTTCGCCGGGACTGGGAATCGCCGTGATCCA
This genomic window from Arthrobacter sp. EM1 contains:
- a CDS encoding phosphotransferase, whose protein sequence is MTDEQILSGGNASGVVVRVGSTVRKPWTEATPHVLAFMTAVRAAGVDVPAALGQDAQGRQVTEFIPGRLALDSDPLTHAELGRVGAMVRAIHDASEAFTPDPGASWITAIPSPGEELICHNDLAPWNLIIGERWAFIDWDAAAPSTRLWDLAYAAQAFTLSNTQQAPKEAAQNLAAFVDGYAADPGLRAGLPAAMYRRAAAMHNLLRSSHETGQEPWGTMYANGHGDHWRTATQYAKQHQRIWVEALLPSTR